A single region of the Lineus longissimus chromosome 14, tnLinLong1.2, whole genome shotgun sequence genome encodes:
- the LOC135498586 gene encoding uncharacterized protein LOC135498586, whose amino-acid sequence MTATAMTAPKSPAKKKAKLCKVTGARKAHAKGLLTDAMCRQKTQQDVFNMQLEVLEATLVTQKATTRTQEVLQKEAGVRIEKLQLEIALLKEKEFLGLSGIEL is encoded by the exons atgacagccactgcaatgactgccccaaaatctccagccaaaaagaaggccaaactgTGCAAAGTCACTG GTGCCAGGAAAGCACATGCGAAGGGTCTGCTGACAGACGCCATGTGCCGACAGAAGACTCAGCAGGATGTATTTAACATGCAGCTTGAGGTCCTTGAGGCAACTCTTGTTACGCAGAAGGCCACAACACGTACTCAGGAAGTTCTTCAGAAAGAGGCTGGCGTTCGAATAGAAAAGCTACAGCTGGAGATTGCTCTGCTGAAGGAAAAGGAGTTCTTGGGTCTGTCGGGCATTGAACTGTAA
- the LOC135498670 gene encoding putative nuclease HARBI1 has translation MVDNQALVAGLLDAARDDFIVWPQSVEERRRIQAGFYAISHFPKVLGCIDGTHIRKICPSEPRPDADHIPEPANAAENDQEMRDDQIGLHAPDPAHAPALPMPADREGEAMEEAEQPAQVPPAPAYGASFVNRKGYHFINVQAVVDDKGKFTNVVARWPGATHDAFIWRNSDLKEHLELTNPRGEDGLLLGDSGYPCMPYLIVPYGAPTTEAQQRLNTSLCATRVRIEHAFGVLKRRFHVLHGEIRMQPDRVVIIISACFVLHNIAKMRGERDPRPEDDDSDDEEDDEDDDEEYAGPNSGSVYRDYLANRYFA, from the exons atggtggacaaccaggccct GGTGGCTGGCCTGTTAGATGCTGCACGGGACGATTTTATTGTGTGGCCCCAGTCGGTGGAGGAGAGGCGTCGAATTCAAGCTGGATTCTATGCGATCTCACATTTTCCCAAAGTATTGGGATGCATCGACGGCACGCACATCAGAAAAATATGCCCCAGTGAGCCACGTCCTGATGCTGATCACATCCCAGAACCAGCCAATGCTGCTGAGAATGACCAGGAGATGCGAGAtgaccagataggcctacatgctcctGATCCTGCACATGCACCTGCACTGCCCATGCCTGCAGATCGCGAAGGCGAAGCCATGGAAGAAGCAGAACAACCCGCGCAAGTTCCTCCAGCTCCAGCCTACGGAGCATCTTTTGTAAACAGGAAGGGATATCACTTCATCAACGTGCAAGCAGTGGTTGACGATAAGG gaaaattcacCAATGTAGTTGCACGTTGGCCAGGGGCAACCCATGATGCCTTTATTTGGAGGAACAGTGACCTTAAAGAGCACCTGGAACTGACAAACCCCAGAGGTGAAGATGGACTGTTGCTAGGAGATAGTGGATACCCTTGTATGCCGTATCTCATCGTCCCGTACGGAGCACCCACAACAGAAGCCCAGCAGAGATTGAACACTTCGTTATGTGCCACAAGAGTGAGGATAGAACATGCCTTTGGAGTGTTAAAGAGGAGGTTCCATGTTCTCCATGGGGAGATTCGTATGCAGCCAGACCGTGTAGTTATAATCATCTCTGCCTGTTTTGTCCTgcataatattgcaaagatGAGAGGAGAACGTGACCCCCGGCCAGAAGACGACGACAGTGatgacgaagaagatgatgaagatgatgatgaggagtatGCTGGCCCAAACTCTGGCAGTGTTTACAGGGACTACCTCGCCAATCGCTACTTTGCTTAA
- the LOC135498671 gene encoding uncharacterized protein K02A2.6-like, protein MTFGDEGKLTFGNITSCNQYHQSNPPEGNVVALCGRGTVHDIRNIPDRGAADDYAACKNAIKAYFQPAKNVEFETYSFRQARQKPDESTDQYHVRLRKLSIHCEFHDVDREIKSQIVQTCRDSEVRQKALRDPNLTLQQLLAYARAREASGVQAKAMVDGHETVIKKVESQNNRSKPKKFVPKAKPKSKDLTCGLCGGPYPHENECPAKGKSCNNCGIMNHYARVCRKSKQAKQGTQAGQSAKPRFSQRHKQHHVGDDDTYGYSNNQNRPWEDTYNLFNTESEDPNKFPKRRKQAWAESPITPYTVDAIINGVNITFEVDTGASKTIVSQDEFDRLRTGTETLNLEPASVKLRTYTGEEFRPSGMCVVPVTYEDQQAELSILVVPGDRPNLLGRDWMSKLCLKWQTIFETHSVHEKINQRISEIKVVLSKYRDLFKPGLGKIKTKAKLHIDPNVVPVFHKARPVPYALLEAIDKELDRLLALGIIEPVAQSDWAAPIVPVRKPNGQVRICGDFKLTVNQATRGNQYPIPKIADLYAKLAGGQTFTKIDMSDAYLQMELDDASKELVVINTHRGLFRYNRLAFGISSAPGIFQRTMDNLLQGLDHVVVYLDDILVTGKTAQEHLANLEKVLKRLLDAGWRLREEKCTFNADAVVYLGHRIDKDGLHPVPEKVEAIVKAPPPENIQQLQAYLGMLNYYERFLRNRATVLEPLHELLRKKGSWHWGPDQQKAFVVSKELLQSSKILVHYDPAKEIIVAPDASPYGLGAVLSHPGEIKGQDRPVAYASRSLSSAERNYSQLEKEALALIFAVKKWHQYLWGRTFTLLTDHKPLVGLLHQDKPIPPTAALRIQRWALTLSAYDYKIVYRPGQQNGNADGLSRLPASPPPASPPPAEFIHALDQIDTTVVTHTMIATWTIRHPVLANVRKFILSGWPKRVDKQYQPYFYRRNELTLHEGCILWGARVIVPPQGHRQLLEELHLAHPGMVRMKKLARSYIWWPNLDEDIEQKVKDCQSCQQHVKKPTAAPLHPWEWPGKPWFRLHIDFAGPYEGKMILIIADAHTKYIDAHVLNSATSLNTIGKLKATFAVHGLPHIIVSDNGSNFTSQEFRDFCKSNGIRHIFTAPYHPASNGLAERAVQTIKSGLSKSSKSQSLESRLLEVLFRYRITPHATTGMAPCELLMHRQLRSRLDLAVPDLSSSVLRGQTAMKSRHDTKAKAREFSVGDAVFAKNFADRGLNWYPGRITSRSGPVSYTIRLKDGRVWRRHQDAIRLNEAQEDTSVEHETQPPQVVPTQQRDEIVSQPPQVVPIPQREEIQGNPRDSDSVVTRTPQAATPPVVAPPSPSAGPPQQPLRRSSRVSHPPDRLDL, encoded by the exons ATGACATTTGGCGACGAGGGTAAACTAACTTTCGGCAACATCACTTC TTGCAACCAATATCACCAATCAAATCCGCCAGAGGGCAATGTTGTTGCACTGTGTGGGCGAGGAACTGTTCACGATATTCGAAATATCCCTGATCGAGGCGCTGCTGATGATTACGCTGCGTGCAAGAATGCAATCAAAGCATATTTTCAACCAGCCAAGAACGTTGAATTCGAAACCTACAGCTTTCGTCAGGCTCGGCAAAAGCCGGATGAATCGACTGACCAGTATCATGTTCGGCTCCGAAAACTGAGCATTCATTGTGAGTTTCATGATGTGGATCGTGAGATTAAATCGCAGATCGTACAAACTTGTCGTGACTCTGAAGTTCGTCAAAAGGCTTTGCGGGACCCCAACCTCACCTTACAGCAACTCTTAGCCTATGCTAGGGCTAGAGAGGCTAGCGGGGTTCAGGCCAAGGCTATGGTTGATGGACACGAAACCGTTATCAAGAAAGTGGAGTCACAGAACAATCGATCGAAACCAAAAAAGTTTGTACCCAAAGCAAAACCGAAGTCGAAAGACTTAACTTGTGGCTTGTGTGGGGGACCGTACCCTCATGAGAACGAATGCCCTGCAAAGGGGAAAAGCTGCAATAACTGTGGTATCATGAACCATTATGCTAGGGTTTGCCGGAAATCGAAACAGGCAAAACAGGGAACTCAGGCTGGTCAATCAGCAAAACCGAGATTCAGCCAAAGGCACAAGCAGCATCATGTTGGTGATGACGATACGTACGGTTACAGCAATAATCAGAACCGGCCTTGGGAGGACACTTACAACTTGTTCAATACGGAGTCCGAGGATCCAAACAAGTTCCCTAAGCGTAGAAAGCAGGCATGGGCAGAGTCGCCTATCACGCCATATACCGTCGATGCTATAATCAATGGCGTGAATATAACGTTTGAAGTCGACACCGGGGCTTCAAAAACCATTGTGAGTCAGGATGAGTTCGATAGACTGCGCACAGGGACAGAAACTTTAAATCTTGAACCAGCTTCGGTGAAGTTACGTACGTATACTGGCGAAGAATTTCGACCATCAGGCATGTGTGTAGTTCCTGTTACGTATGAGGACCAACAGGCGGAGCTGTCTATCCTAGTCGTGCCCGGAGATCGTCCAAATCTGCTAGGACGAGACTGGATGTCAAAATTGTGTCTGAAGTGGCAAACAATTTTCGAGACTCATTCTGTGCATGAGAAGATAAATCAGCGCATCAGTGAAATAAAAGTTGTGTTGTCGAAGTATCGCGACTTGTTTAAACCAGGCCTGGGCAAGATCAAAACCAAGGCAAAACTACATATCGATCCAAACGTAGTACCGGTATTTCATAAAGCGCGTCCAGTACCGTATGCACTTCTCGAGGCAATTGATAAGGAACTTGACAGATTGTTAGCTCTGGGTATCATTGAACCTGTGGCTCAATCCGACTGGGCTGCACCGATCGTGCCTGTTCGTAAACCAAATGGGCAAGTTCGTATCTGTGGTGATTTTAAACTCACTGTCAATCAGGCTACCAGGGGGAACCAATACCCAATACCAAAGATAGCTGATCTGTATGCTAAGTTGGCCGGAGGGCAGACCTTTACCAAGATTGATATGTCGGATGCCTACCTACAGATGGAGCTAGACGATGCTTCGAAAGAACTAGTAGTTATCAACACACACCGTGGGTTATTTCGCTATAACCGTCTAGCGTTCGGCATTTCTTCCGCCCCTGGCATCTTTCAGAGAACAATGGACAATCTATTACAAGGACTTGATCATGTCGTTGTGTACCTCGACGATATCTTAGTTACGGGCAAGACCGCTCAGGAACACCTGGCTAATCTCGAGAAAGTTCTGAAACGGCTGCTAGACGCAGGGTGGCGGTTAAGAGAAGAGAAatgtacattcaatgctgaTGCTGTTGTGTACTTGGGTCACCGCATTGATAAGGATGGCTTGCATCCTGTCCCCGAAAAGGTTGAGGCCATTGTCAAAGCACCACCACCGGAGAACATCCAACAACTGCAGGCATATCTCGGAATGCTGAACTATTATGAACGGTTCTTGAGAAATCGTGCAACCGTGTTGGAACCATTACATGAACTCTTGCGCAAGAAAGGGTCCTGGCATTGGGGTCCTGATCAGCAGAAAGCTTTTGTGGTTTCTAAGGAACTGTTACAATCATCGAAAATCCTTGTGCATTATGATCCAGCAAAGGAGATAATCGTAGCTCCAGACGCGTCACCTTACGGACTTGGTGCGGTATTGTCTCATCCTGGTGAAATCAAAGGACAGGACCGACCTGTCGCGTATGCTTCACGTTCCTTATCGTCTGCTGAACGCAACTACTCGCAACTGGAAAAGGAGGCGTTAGCGTTGATTTTTGCGGTCAAAAAGTGGCACCAGTACTTATGGGGAAGAACTTTTACCTTGTTGACGGATCATAAACCGTTAGTAGGTTTGTTGCATCAAGACAAACCAATACCACCAACGGCCGCACTGCGCATACAAAGGTGGGCTCTAACTCTGTCCGCATATGACTATAAAATCGTCTATCGTCCAGGGCAACAGAATGGTAACGCGGATGGCCTAAGTCGACTACCAGCGTCGCCCCCACCAGCTTCTCCACCACCGGCAGAGTTCATTCATGCATTGGATCAGATTGACACCACTGTCGTTACGCACACCATGATCGCCACCTGGACCATCAGACATCCTGTGTTGGCCAATGTTCGAAAGTTCATCCTTTCAGGATGGCCTAAGCGGGTTGATAAGCAATATCAGCCATATTTCTATCGTAGAAATGAACTAACTCTACACGAGGGTTGTATCTTGTGGGGTGCTCGGGTCATCGTGCCTCCACAAGGTCATCGTCAGCTCCTGGAGGAGTTGCACTTGGCACATCCAGGCATGGTCAGGATGAAAAAACTGGCTCGATCATATATCTGGTGGCCAAACTTGGATGAGGACATTGAGCAGAAAGTGAAAGATTGTCAGAGTTGTCAACAGCATGTGAAGAAACCAACCGCCGCTCCGCTTCACCCATGGGAATGGCCTGGTAAACCATGGTTCCGTCTTCATATCGATTTCGCTGGACCATATGAGGGAAAAATGATTCTCATCATTGCAGACGCACATACCAAGTATATCGATGCTCATGTGCTCAACTCTGCAACGTCGTTGAACACTATTGGCAAACTGAAAGCAACATTTGCAGTGCACGGATTACCGCATATTATCGTTTCGGACAATGGTTCGAATTTCACTAGTCAAGAGTTCCGGGACTTCTGCAAGAGTAACGGAATACGTCATATCTTCACAGCACCCTATCACCCGGCCAGTAATGGGCTCGCTGAACGCGCTGTTCAGACTATCAAGAGTGGACTGTCAAAGTCATCGAAATCGCAATCGCTGGAATCTCGTCTCCTGGAGGTTCTTTTCCGTTATCGTATAACGCCCCATGCTACCACTGGCATGGCACCATGTGAGCTCCTCATGCATCGTCAGCTTCGCTCTAGATTGGATTTGGCAGTACCAGACCTGTCATCATCTGTGTTACGTGGTCAAACTGCCATGAAATCGCGTCATGATACGAAGGCTAAAGCCAGGGAATTTAGCGTTGGTGACGCAGTTTTCGCTAAGAACTTTGCTGATCGTGGTCTGAACTGGTATCCGGGACGCATCACATCAAGATCAGGACCGGTATCATACACTATTCGTTTGAAGGATGGTCGCGTGTGGCGCCGCCATCAGGATGCTATACGTCTCAACGAGGCACAGGAGGACACATCGGTTGAACACGAGACACAACCACCGCAGGTTGTGCCAACTCAACAACGGGATGAAATCGTGTCACAACCACCGCAGGTTGTGCCCATTCCACAACGGGAGGAAATTCAGGGAAATCCGAGAGATTCCGATTCTGTGGTCACTAGGACACCGCAGGCTGCTACTCCACCAGTAGTTGCCCCACCTTCGCCATCTGCTGGACCGCCACAGCAACCTCTTCGTAGGTCCAGTCGGGTCAGCCATCCGCCAGATAGGCTTGACCTGTAA
- the LOC135498672 gene encoding uncharacterized protein LOC135498672: protein MTCVLKGVEQLRVKGRVRVPERDVTDEVMRALPMSSEGNNRTARENGVANNHGGAELKSDPVSPEKQLLVFMWYIVNQESMRQIALQFDLSISTVCLKFKKVARAIIRRFIQVINWPTVQEQAQISAAFEATNQLQGVIGLLDGTHIELTGCIGRDQDYINRSRYPSMQLQLVVDHKLMIRNATTGWPGCAHDARVLRNSALFERAEAGQAVADGNIILADSAYPLKRWLITPFQNNGNLTREQRNFNRRISGCRQSVERAIGHLKGRMRRLKEVMGHDAGEVEELIMTACILHNLCIIEDDDIDHYIDMDLPPHPNRLPNMIRNARDGVVRRQQVMHEINQLRDAL, encoded by the exons ATGACTTGTGTCCTTAAAGGGGTTGAGCAGCTCAG GGTCAAGGGTAGAGTGCGAGTGCCCGAGCGTGACGTCACCGATGAGGTAATGCGTGCTCTGCCCATGTCGAGTGAGGGGAACAATCGAACGGCCCGCGAGAATGGAGTAGCGAATAATCATGGCGGCGCCGAACTTAAATC GGATCCCGTCAGCCCCGAGAAGCAGTTACTTGTATTCATGTGGTACATAGTCAACCAAGAATCTATGAGGCAAATAGCTCTCCAGTTTGACTTGTCCATATCGACCGTGTGCTTGAAATTCAAGAAAGTAGCCCGAGCCATCATCCGCAGATTTATTCAG GTAATCAATTGGCCGACCGTACAAGAACAGGCCCAGATATCAGCAGCGTTTGAGGCAACCAACCAGCTACAGGGTGTCATTGGGTTACTCGATGGGACGCACATTGAGCTGACTGGCTGTATTGGAAGGGATCAGGACTACATCAACAGATCCAGATATCCATCAATGCAGTTGCAG CTTGTGGTAGACCACAAATTAATGATTAGAAATGCAACTACAGGTTGGCCTGGATGTGCCCATGATGCCAGGGTGCTTCGCAATAGTGCTCTGTTCGAACGTGCTGAGGCTGGTCAGGCAGTGGCAGATGGCAACATAATCTTGGCAGATTCTGCCTATCCGCTGAAGCGTTGGCTGATTACACCATTCCAGAACAATGGAAATTTGACAAGAGAGCAGCGAAATTTCAACCGCAGGATATCAGGGTGCCGACAAAGTGTTGAAAGGGCCATTGGTCATCTGAAGGGACGGATGAGGAGGTTGAAAGAGGTCATGGGGCATGATGCTGGTGAGGTCGAGGAACTCATCATGACAGCATGCATTCTGCACAATCTTTGCATCATTGaggatgatgacattgatcatTATATTGATATGGACCTGCCACCTCATCCAAATCGTTTACCAAATATGATCCGAAATGCTCGTGACGGAGTGGTGCGTCGACAACAAGTGATGCATGAAATCAATCAGCTGAGAGATGCGCTCTAA
- the LOC135498673 gene encoding uncharacterized protein LOC135498673 yields MAAMEAKNDTKKVRLPNFSQAEMVTLTQYAVEELSSLRAKFGPLITHEIKVSRWEAIANVISSLGVPQRSWEKVREKWNKMVSQAKTYNYERKKHAGGTGGGPALKIDPIKERIAEAFKDDPSFQGITGGTESAMPAPPAKNQDRREVAHSPEPSTSTGIISELALDEIIGQARSASKKEKETVTKENNETATPKKRSYADVLSLQFDVLQTTLENERMKGQRLKDEMAAAKVRKLASEELEALQKKKLLLEIQILQQSIETV; encoded by the exons atggcagccatggaggcaaaaaatgataccaaaaaagttagattgccAAATTTTAGTCAAGCCGAGATGGTCACACTGACCCAATACGCAGTGGAAGAACTTTCAAGCCTCAGGGCCAAGTTTGGGCCACTCATCACCCATGAGATTAAGGTTTCACGATGGGAAGCCATAGCCAATGTCATCAGCTCTCTTGGAGTGCCCCAGAGAAGCTGGGAGAAAGTAAGAGAGAAGTGGAACAAGATGGTTTCTCAGGCGAAGACCTATAATTATGAGAGAAAGAAGCATGCAGGAGGCACTGGAGGGGGCCCTGCATTAAAGATCGACCCAATTAAAGAGCGGATAGCAGAGGCTTTTAAAGATGATCCGAGTTTTCAAGGAATAACTGGAGGCACTGAAAGTGCCATGCCAGCACCCCCAGCAAAAAACCAGG ACAGAAGAGAGGTGGCCCATTCCCCTGAACCAAGTACTAGTACTGGTATAATATCTGAATTGGCCCTGGATGAAATCATAG GTCAAGCAAGAAGTGCatcaaagaaagaaaaggaGACTGTCACAAAAGAAA ACAATGAGACCGCCACTCCAAAGAAGAGGAGCTATGCTGATGTTCTTTCTTTACAATTTGATGTCCTGCAGACGACCCTGGAGAATGAAAGGATGAAAGGGCAGAGACTGAAGGATGAGATGGCAGCGGCCAAAGTGAGAAAACTCGCCAGTGAGGAGTTGGAGGCCCTCCAGAAGAAGAAGCTGTTACTCGAAATTCAAATATTGCAGCAGTCTATTGAGACAG TCTAG